ATTTATTCTGAAACCGGTGGTTGGGGCTTTCTGTGTTCCAACTTTCCTACTTTGCCACCTCAACATACAGTTGATACATTGCGTGTGATAACAGATATGTGCATAGGTATCCTCTTTCCATCCACAACTTTAAGCTGACGCTCATTCGTTGATAGTATGAGATGGTAATTTCTCAGAAAGTAAGCAGTGCAGCAACAGCATAAATATTATGATTTGCAGATGCACTGTTCATCAATTTCAAGTTTACTGGAAGGGAAACGGAAAACGACTTCATTAGTGTCAGCAGGATCATCTGATTTAGAATCTGTTTGGAGTAACTGCATAAAACCTTGCAAACAGAAACACTGGCTACAGCCATGTGTTGACAGTCAAGGACGATATTGTAATCACACGGATAATGCTTCAGCGATGAATCGACAACTTATTGCCGTTATAAAACAAGCCGTGAAAGTTTATAAACAATAAGATAGTGCACGACCACTTTGGTAATGGTATTTTCTTATTTTGATtcccagatcctcctgcattcaaTCTGATGGGCAAACGGataccggtatttgaaactgtgcctGGAAGAATTTTCCGCTAGAAATTGTCTTCAAAATTTCGTAAGGTCTTTCGAGATCACGTGATCAAATTTTCGCAGGTCGAAATAGTTTTTAGTATGGGAATGAGTCGGTCAGTCTCTCTACTTACCAGTCCGCATCATATTCCGTTTGTCGCGAGGAAACTGTGAATGCAAAACATACCGAAAATATATACTAAATCTTATGATCTCTAATATGCATTGACTCACAAAAAAACCCTTACGTACAAATGAACGTAATAAAATTTACACAGCGAGTTATATTGTGCCAATTGCTGCCGAAAAACATCGAGAAACGAAAATTTATCTGTAACACCTAGTGCTAAATGCTATGCAACGCACGCGTACTAGAAGCTAATAGCGACCATGTGTAAAAATGTGTCCACTGCAGATCATATCAGAATCAATAGGATTATATAAAAAACAACCTACTGTAACAAATCATTTAAACTGTGGATGCCTAGCGTCATGTCACAGTAGTGTGTAGGTGAGAGACGGTGGGTTGGTGCCGAGACGGAACCAGCAGTTTAATGCTTATGCTGCTATTAAAGTCGACTTATGGCTAGAGATAAATGTTAACCTTCGTTACGCCTACCACATTAAAGTGGTATTCCATCTCATTGAATGGTTCCTTATGATAAGGACACTGAAAACAGCGAAAAAAATGGGAACTATGACATCAATATTCTTTCGCTCGCGACCAGATTTAGAGACGTGTGTACAGTAACATGTAACAATCGTACTATTAAATATGATGTGTAACCGCCAATCATTGCATGTAGAGAGCAAGAGGAAGCTAGCTGTCAGATGATTCCTTACTCACATTTATTAACTTTTAACATGATAAGTATGAAGAATTAAAGATTAAGCCGTAATTATCGTAGTTTTGCGGATCTCTCACAAAGCGACAGGGTAATTTAAGCAGTCAACCGAGAAAGGAAGTAGGATTCGTTTAGCATCGAATCAAGCGCGAGATACAACGCTGCTGTAGATACACTTGGTAATATTCACAAGAAAATGCATTGTGCACAACGGCGAAACATTTATACGCGGAAATCGGGTACTATTTGACTGCAAGTAGTACTTTCCTTCCACAAAAGCTACAATGACAAAAACGTGAAAAAAGGGAGAAACTGAAGAGAGAAAGTGAAAGCTACTGCTGTGGTCTTGCAGCAAGCGCGCTATGAATTAAATGATGTACAGTAAAATAAAATGTCACAAAACTGGAGATTCGTGGTTATTAACATTACAGTACCATAGCACATATTCTCACAAGAAACGAAAGAAGCTCAGAAATTATGTAGTCGATAAAACCGTGAAAGAGGCAATGATAAGAAACAAAATTGTGGGAGATGAGAAGAATTAAAAGTGTTATGAGAAGTGAACTTTAGCCAAGAAAGAGTAATCGTTGTCATTGTGTATATCCTAACGTTTGTATTAGCTGTGACAATAAAGGAATTGTAAGGCTGAAACAAAAAATTCATTTGCGGAAGTGCATTACGAGCAAATGTCGGCATCTTAAATGTCTCTCCACAAGGATTTAATGTCACGACTCATTTTTTAGAAGAGCGAAATGCACACAATGAAATAAATGCAGAATATACGTCTTCTGGTCTTAAACGTGTCATCCCAGttctaaatgtttatttgacatatTTAGTTTCGGCAACCAATTcgtcaattaaaattttaaaattgtgttgCTGAAGATGCTTGGGTACTCGGGAATCAAAATACTGCCGTTTGCCAAATATGCCCCCTCTTAAAATAAATGCTTTGCTTAGGGAATAAACTGAAATTACttagccaaaataaaataaaagaagtcgCCTTTCACAGTTTTCGCGTTCTGTTTTGTTGGTAGCGCTTGCGCGCTAGTCCTACGCCTTCAAAAGCTGAGGACAGATGCCGATTCAGTAGCAAGCTGGAAGCTGTACGCGGATGAAATGAGGGAGTAGTAAAGTGCTTGTTTAACACCTGCCAGCCGTTACACCTGGGTTGGCTGTGATGTTCCTACCGTCTTGACGTGAATTTACTTACTGTGATAGTCGAAAAAGAAGGCGGATATGTGTGTTAAATTAATGTAATAAAATAGTCTTTACTTACAGCGTGCGAAATGGCTGTGATTTCCAATGTTATGCGCGTGAAATTGATTTTGTTCGCcgttatttgttttatactgtgggAAGCATTAAGGACTGTTCCAAGTTTATCTTCAATTACTAACGCAGTAAGTTCAACCCCATGTGTTATATGACAGCATACAGTTGTTAGCTTACAGTTCTCATTCTGCAACTGACAGTAAAACCTCGAAAACATAGTAGATATTTGTTATCCTTTATTTTTCACAATCAGTGAAAGAAATACAGTGAATTTTCTATTAGtaaggtggaggagggggggggggggggaggtgagaggaaggggagggggagcaTCGCACATCAGTGTAATTGATCTATAGAGCAAAACATAAAAAGAAGTATGATCTTGTTACAGCACATGGCATTACAAACGAAACTTGCGTTTTACTATCATATACCAAACTTGTGTGTAGGCTTACTCTTTTTCTTTGTGAAAAACCAACATGTAATTTTAATGAAAGTTGTTAAGTGTTGAAATTTTTTCTAgtattaaataattaatttcaggATGACTGAACTGTTTaggtattttatttaatttctcttgTTAGTTCACAATATTGGTTTGCTTTTCCAGGGCCCTGCTACACTTGACCGTGGTGGTCTTGTTTCTCTGAGAACACCTCTCAGTCCTGTTGAAGTTGCTGTTTACTATGAAGCACTGTGCCCAGATTCACGAAGTTTCATTACAAGGCAGTTACTGCCTGCATTCTTGAAAGGCCCTGGTTTGATCAATCCTGTTCTGATTCCATATGGGAAAGCCGAGGTAAGCAATTAATGACTAGTATGAGATATAATGTGCCAAGTGTTGTAGAAAATCTTATCTTGTAAGTGAGCCCTCGGAGAATACTGTGTAGGTATAAGGCATAATACTCAGAATATCACAGAATATGcatatgtaaatataaattttgtggAAAATGCTAGAGTTGTCATTAATAAGATATTCCAATGTTTTTCTGTCTACAGCTTTCACTATATTTTTTAAATCAATACCTGTGTTTAACAATGTTTCAAATCGTTGTACAATTCTAATTTATGTTgaattagatgtacttttcattgCAATTGGTCTATAGTGAGGAGCTcaaggatatagaacatgtcaGAACAACAAGAATACACAACGAATTTTTACAACGAAAAACAGATACGAGTatactaatgtaccttccacagatcccaagtggaatgattgtcgtGGAGATGGTCTGAAGCAgaaaaaacatattttcatttataacgTAATAAACACGTAATAGAAGAATCATATTACAACACTACACTGAATTTATGCAGAAGTCAAGGTTGCACTAATATTTagattattttatattattagttgcgcgtgcgcccacacacacacacacacacacacacacacacacacacacacacacaccagtagttTCTACTATTGGCAGTTAAACTTTTTATTGCTGCcggtaagttattgaaaatgaaaatgtgtgttcctgaataatggccACCTTTTTGGACTAAAGTAAATGACTTCAAGACTTTGTGAAGATTAACCTacttctagtattgatttcatgttgGTTTGAAAACAGGCATATATATTAATGAAAGATTTCATTAAGGAAGAAATTATTTGAAAGCAGTAACTAAtgcccctagttccctaaacaggcctctgcaagTTTTCGTCAAAATGAACAGTCAGGATTGCAAAAATTGAGTGGTTTCGGCTTATATACAAGCCATTTTCAGAATTTCttggccccctatggctggtgctgacGGCTCCTCAGATTTCTCAGTGTACCGTAATCGTACACTGCATTGTTTCCATGAGAGATCCGAGGCACCGTCAACACCAGCCGTAGGGAGCcaagaaattctgaagatggcttgtataTAAGCCGATACTgatcaataaagaaatattattgcaaTCTCAACTGTTCATTTTAATGTAAATATAACATCGGGTCACTGCTCTCCATACACTGCATCATCAAAACCTCTGCAATTTGTTTGAGTttgcaccacaaataattcttacaCATTTTTATTCCCAGGTATTCATTAAATTAATCTGAATTCTAGTAATAAACAACATCCACTAAaagcttttcaaaaacatttgcagGAGAATAAATTTGAATGATTGCTTTCCCTATTCACTTGCTGACATACAACCAATGTGTGTTACCCTACTGTATACATTCATTCTTCTCAAGCACTGTGGCATCAATGTTCATTATTGAAGAAAGGATCTGTTCAGCACAGTATCGATTATTGACAAATTGTCATGTGCAGTTTCAAATGTGTGTCATTGATTTTACAGTAAGCTTTTAACACACTAACTGCAGTGAGGCCAACAGTAACCTCAGCAGAGCCGTCTGCTGTGGCTTCAGGCCTGGTGGCAGTCACTCATAGAATTGTGTATAAAATGGTCTTTTTATGCAGCAACACTGTGTATGTTGGTGTGATGAGACAATTAAAAAATACATGTAACTGTTGCTGTTATTAACATATTTAATTTGAGTGTGTGATTCGGAGCAACATGACacggtggttaacacactggattcaTGTTTGGAAGGGTGTGGCTAAATTCCCATCTGGTCATGCAGGTtgagattttctgtggtttcttaATTTGTTTTAAGGTCAATGCTGAAATGATTTCAGTGGTCAAAATTAAAGAAAGTCAAAGCTGATTTTATTTTCCTTCCCTTCCAACCTGGACTTCTGTTCATTGTCAGTCTGTAATGACTTCATTATCAACAGAACATTAAACCTTAATTTTGCATCCCTCAGTTTTTAATGATGAATGTCCATATGTTTATGTACATGCATTGAGCATCATTATTTGTGTACCAGCTAATAATTGGGTGATGCCCCCTCACATTCACACAAAATATAATGATCTGTCATCCTTTCTTGAATTTGGATCATTGTTATGTTGGCTAGAGTATGATACTACATCCGGCCCCCCTGCCTCcacccaaaataataataataatcttagctgacagactgatctgtagtctAACAAATGTTTTGGTTACATTGAAAGTTCATAATTAGGTTGTGAGTTGCCAAAATCAACGAATATGAGGACCACATAAAGGTTATAACAGACTGACCTGTAACATAATCTAATGTTTGCGTTCAcgccatatttaaatgcactttgcTACCTCTAACATGTGTTTCATCATAAAAACTGAAATGTAAATTCCAGAAAcgtatattagaaaatgaacaaaactcttgaatattttgatgctagtatgtatgtgggacattcaagaagtaatgcaacactttttttctgaaagacatttggttttattcatgaatccagtacaccatattatttcctagTCTTTTGGCTAAAaatcctatttttctacataatctctgttcaatgtgacagccttattacaccttactgagagggcctttGTACCCTAATAGTACCACTCCACTAGTTGACGATCTTCAATGCTCTGATTTTCTGCCAaaacaaactcagtgacagctctctgcttgggatgcACCTGCTTCacaaatgccattttgaaggctacatatagcactgGCAtctgtcagaacttcatgaaactatttaGGCTGAAattggaatattccacaatgttcgacaaaaatttcCACTTTTTTAATTGAAACTGGCCAATGAAAAAGAAAGTATTGCGTGACATTTTGAACCCATTCGTATATGCAAGAGAGTGTCCACTACATAACTTCTACATTTATGTAAGTAACACAATTTCATAACAACTTTCAAGTCGGATGTAAAacaatttttctgtggtttcctagcTTTAACTTACTGAACATATCAGTCGTAAAATTTCAGCTCGTCATAAATCTATTTGCATTTCAGAATATAAAAATCTGAAACAAATAACATGTAAAACAGAGTAGGATCACCTAATTACTAGACAACAAAACAGAACAACTAGGGAACAACATCATAATTCATTATTATTCTGTCTTCATATGTGTCAACCTTCTCTGCTTATTTCTGTTTCAGCCACTATTATGTGTACATTTCAAAACCAAGTCGGCTTGACTGACAAGTGTGTTTCTTCCATCACACAGTATCAGTGTAATGGTATAGGTAGTGATGGTAAATGCatgagaaataaatgaaagttCTATTCAAAAGGTGAAACTCAAAATGGAACAGTAATAGTACATCAAAACTAAAGAAGTCAAGCTTTTGGGATAGTGCTACCATCGTCTCTAACAAAAAGCTAGGGAGAAGGGGAAACATGGGAGGATTATAAATAGCGGTAGGATGGAAACTGattcaataaagaaagaaatatgtcCAGAGAACAACGAAggatacatagaaaatgttatgagaAATGGACAAAGAAATAGAACTTTCTGGTTTAATATTCATTGTCTTTTTGTCTTTTGTGTATTTGATGGCACTATACCTTAATACTGGATGTCTGTGTGTATAGCTTTTATAGGCTTTAAAAAGGCAGTTTATTCAGTTGGCTATCCTGCTGTTATGGAAGCCTTATTTGTGCAAGGACTAGACTatgttaaagttctgtgccatatGTATGAAACTTCTACAGCTGATGTCAGTGTTAAATAATCATCTCAAGAGTTTCCAACTCGCAGAGGAGTGAAACAAGGCAATCTCGTCTCTCCCAAGCTGTTCTCCACCATTTTGGGAGGGATAGTGTCAAAATTTAACTATGAATAAAATGGAATTAGAATCATCAGGAAGAGGTTTAACAACTTGAGATTTGTAGATGACATTGTGCTATGGCCAAATAATATTGAAGAATTACAGATTTTGGTATTGGATCCTACTTCAGAATGTCAGGCATTGGGAGTGAACATAAACCTTTCGAAGACAAAAGTTATGTCTATTAAACAGTGCACAGTAGAAAATCTATAACTCAAACATATGCTACTGTACAATGCCAGAAAGTCCAATTATTAGAGACAATGATCAGTTTATCCACTATAAAAAACTATTATTGCATAGAACCATGTCAGCACTCACATGTCCCTATCAACAGTTCAGTGGCAAAGTTAATTATTTCTTTTAGGCACAAAACACAGTTCATATTTACATGAAATGTCACGGTTCACACTTAGTTCTAGCCTGTAGTTATTGGGAAAAATACACTATGATTGTTCATTTAAGTCACTCTGTAATGAGAATTGCCATGTCCAACAGTATCTCACTCCAGTgacaatgacatcacacacattattgTTAATTACAACACAGCCCAGTtaaaatgtttattcatttgagATACAGAAATCACTCGAAAGTTATTAAACATTAATGTTATTTAGGTTCAAGAATATCGGTGCATATAGAACATGATGCATTGTAATGATGTTAGTCTACACTGGGAGCGTACCCAACATAGGTATTACAAACAAGCCAACTGACAGTTGTGAGTGATACCTGATTACTTAAATATGGCCATAAGAATAAACTGTTATTTTGTAAACTGCATCATACTTTTAAAATTGGCTAGATCTTACTGTTATGGATAAACTTACAGAATTAATCTTAGTTTGGCTTATAGAAAATGTTATTTGttagaaatttagaaaaatacgtagtactggcggaaataaagctgtgaggatggggcgtgagtcgtgcttgggtagttcagatggtagagcacttgcctgcgaaaggcgaaggttccgagttcgagtctcggtccggcacacagttttaatctgccaggaagtttcatatcagcgcacaccctgctgcagagtgaaaatctcattgtggatacATGAACATTATTATCCTTCTGCAATATGTCCTTTTTGTATACATGTGTGAGAGCCATATtccaaattacaattacaatttatgATATATTACATGATGTTATTAATTAGCAAGTTAGTCAGTGCTGTATGTCATTTAGTActatagaaaaattaaaatcaCAAAAGCCAAAGATCAGAATCTAACAATAGGTATGACAAAATCTGGCATGGGAAATGACAAAGTTTATAAGACTAGTGTTAATTATTGCATGTGGCAATTAATTTCACGTGATTTGAAGCACTTTACAGGAAAATGGGACTGTCAGATTTCCTGTTAGTATGGGTCTCCGTTCTCAAGTGTAATGATTGGATTATAGGATTTTGCACGTTGCGAACTGTAGTACTAACATCAGTTGTTTATATTTTCAAATTATGAATGCCCTAACAAAAGCTAATTGTATCAATGTAAACAGAAAAACCAAAACAATAACCTGAACAATAAATTCAAGTGAAATTAACACTAAATAAGATCTGGAGATTTTCTTAGGAGTGTTACTTGGCAATAGGTAAATCCAttgaaaataagataaaaattagcGAACAACTTTGGTTATTTATAGGAGTAGAAAAACTTAACAGGTGAGAAGAACCGTCCTTGGTATGTCACCATCATGAATATATAAGACAGAAACTTAGAACTGCAAAGTGAGGCATGAAAAGGTCTGTGTTGTGACTTACAAGGAAAGGCAAAAAAGGCAGAAGACATCAGATCAGTTATTGACATCAAAGATATCCTTGAGAGAATAGCAACTGTGAAATAGCAATGGGCTGGTCATGGTGTTAGAAAAAATGATTCACTGATGCACAAGGGTGAAACTGGAATGGAATAGACAGACAGACCATGAGGTAGACTGCCAGATCAATGGGACAAAGACCTGCAGAAGATCGGTGTTGTGAGCTGGCTGAATATCGTGCAAGGCTGttgcaaacaagaagaagaagttgCAGATGTACCTGAACTTAGTACTTGGAGAGGCCATATCATTTAATGATGgaaataggtggtggtggtggtggtggtggtgatacctTAATTGTTACAATGTTGGTGATTGGTAACCAATATAACTAACCTAGTCTTTTAAACTTTGTTACATAAGTTGAGTGAATTTTTAGACTTATGTAAATGAATTGTTTGTATGGAAGGAGTTACTCatctttttattcatttgtgtGCAGACCAGAGAAACACCAACTGGTTACGAATTTACATGCCAACATGGACCCGTAGAGTGCCAGGGTAATAAAGTGCATGCATGTGCTGCTGCCATCATTGGAAGTAAAGAGATGCAAGTGAAATATGTAGCATGCATGATAAGCAATAACATGAATCCAGAAGAAATTGGAGAAAGGGTGAGTCATCTGATTGAGTAAATTGACACATTGTCACCTGTGATGTCACCTCTTTTGAAAATAATGTGTAGCTGTTTTGTAACTATACATATAAGTTACTTAAACTGATAGATTTACTGGAAACAGTTATCAGCATGAAATGAAACTGTTTCCACTAAAGAAACTCTACAATTGCTCATGAATGTGAAAGAATTGCTGGTAAAAATCTTTAGTGGAATataatggaaggagtaaagctAACAATTCATCATAGTTGAGGTCTTGAGTAGTCAatatgcataaaaatgaaaatactacTAAACTATCGAATAATGTTCTTCTAACAGAATACACTTACAACTGCATGGCTACATTGCCACTGCCGATGGTGCTGCAACTCGAAGAAGCTGCAACTCTGAAGGAGGACTCGTGAGAAAGCATGGCAAAATTTTCAGTCTTGTTTGTGTGCCAGCTGATCTCTCAATGACTCAGCAGTATGGTGAAATGTTATCTTTGCTCCTTCCTATATTAATAAAGTAATACATTGATGTCAATAACCAGCATACTTAAATGGCAAAATTTGTCTGTGTGTCGGGGGGGGATCCAATTACTCATATGTGATACATATGATCTGATgagacagaacattatgagcaGTTGCTTTATAGCAAGTTGGTTGACTTTTCGACACATCACAGCAGAGATTCTGcgaggcatggattcaacaagttctTGATAGGTTTTTCGGTGGTATGTAGCACCACATGTCTAGACACAAATCATCCAGTTCCTGTAGAATGAGGGCCAGTGGTGTATGGGCACAGGGCTGGTATCCAATAATGTTAGACTGGTCACATCAGGTTCAGCTCAGATGAATTTTGTTGccaaaacattaaaataattcCACGGGTTGCCACATATCCTGATTTGCGGAATGGGCATGCCCCCAACTTCCATATTCTGTGATTAGATGTCCGGCATCTTGTCACTTACTCATGGTTTCACTGCCCTGCAACCctttttctgtagatgctcacgacattagCACACTAACAGCTGACTTCGTCGTTTCTGAGATGCTCATTCCCGGGTGCCAGGCCAtaacagtctgccctttgtcaaagtctctaaCAGAAGAGGATTTCtgtatttgcagcccatatcatcactagaatgatttcccattcatTCTGCTCCATTTATATCCCTTTCATTACTGTGTTACATGCTCTGTGTCACCAGGCAGCATTCAGTCGTGTGGTGGGAAATGTTTGTACTGTTTTCGCTCATCATTACATTTAATATTCTGTTTCTATCTTGTGCCTGACACAGGCAAAGTTTAAACACTAGTTACTGTAGCTTCTCATTGGATATCCTGTATAATAGTAATTTTGTgcagtgaaaaagaaagaaagaatttaatTTCATAATACAACCTTTGTCTGctagaaatgcattgagaaatggTCCATTGGCATCTCATACATGCTCATGTAACATAAAAGTGGCGCACCACACATAAATGGATTTGTATGTAATGCTTCTCTTCATAACTTCTGATGTGATATGTAGGAATATTATGAATCTTTGTTATGCGGTGCAAATTGGACCTTCCAAAAGATTGCTTATATGTTTGTTCGCTCATTCCCAGGTCAGTTTAAATCACTTCCCCACACACGATGCAGTGCTAGTGGCTGCCATGCATAGATTGCCCATTTAAAAACTGCTTTTTGATAGTAAACAGCAAGAACATATAAGGATTTTGTTGATATGAGAACACCAGAATAAGGTGAAAAATTTGTCTTTTTCAGGGAAACCACCACATTGTAAATTTCTATGAGGTATTGAAACTAAACTTGAGTATTAGGCTGGAGTTAAGGAGAGTTGACAGTGCTATCTAGGGGACTGTAGTagggtgtgcactgatatgaatgaaaggtcccgagttcgagtctcggtacggcacacggttttaatctgtcaggaagtttcatatccgcgcacactccactgcagagtgaaaatctgattctggaaacattctgGTATCATATAGTATTTATCACATCTGTTTTATGGGGCAGTGTATAGTTACTAAAGAAAAGTTTTGGCAGCTTCTACCAAACTATAATCACATCTTAATTCTTGTCGAATTCTAAGGTGAAGATTGCAACAGACATTTTTTGATTCCTTAAAATAGAGATCTTTAGTAATTCGTAACATAGAATTAAAAATAGGGATTCAGTTTCATTGTCTTTGAGTTGAGTGTGACTACATACATATTTACGTCACTGGATGAAAAATATGTGTAAGTTCAAAGTCATTTTATTTGTTATAATGGAGATATCTTAATTTTAAACTGAAACATTTTTTGCTctttaaataattattgtaacaACTGCAATTTTGAAAATGGTCTAAAGGAGACATTGCAGATTGACAGTGAAACATAGTTTTTTTACTATATTATGTGCATCACAACTACTGCAGTGCTCATTATAGTCAGAAAAATCTGCAGATAAATGTGTCATTTTCTTATACAGACACTGAAATTGTGCTGCTTTAATTCAATGAAAATAGATGTACGCTATATGATTTACAGTATTTGAAAAATAGTTTCACGCCTCTTCCTTTCCTATTAAAATTTGGAGCAGAAAACTCCAAATGACATGTTTCATTGGCCTCCTCATCATTAGTTGTTATATTTATGTTTGTCACTTGTGATAATTGTTTGGTTTTAATATTTGTGAAAGTCAGTTTTAGCTTATTTTGATGAAATTAGAGTAAAAgattttgttaattatttttcattCGACCGGAGCTGGTCTGGGAGACGGTTTTCAATTGGGAGTGGGGTATCAcctacaaaacaaaaaagaaatttcagGTTGCTTTCAATGTAACAACTGGCATTGATATAGTATCAAATACAACAAGACACATTGAATTGTTGTTTTaccaaattaaaaaataataattttatacaaTTGATGTTACAGTTGCTCTTTATTTCTTGTTCTCAAATCTCAAGTGTTCTCTGAAGTGCACTACTTCTTATTCTGTGTATCTGTAGTGAAGTAATGAATGATTCACTGATGAGAAGGCTTTTGTTAGGTCACAGAAATTGCTGTATCTAATGAGAAGATTCTCTTCTTTGCAAAATTTGCTAGTTATATTTATAGTGGTTCCCTTTCTGAaagctaacctttttttttttttttttttttttaaatctgtattgtgaggaatatttactttgttttgtaGCAATCTTTTCAGATATTAATATATTAAGCATACAGTATCATCAACTGATATGAAAACCTTATTTTACCagttactaatcatcatcattatgaGTGATTAAAATTAGTAACGATCAAAACCAGTGCCAATGATTTGTATCAGTTGATGGTGGTACAAGACGCCTATGCTTTTCAGTTACTTTGGAGCAAACTTTAAGGAGAGAGGTTGGGAAGTAATTTTCCATAATTTCTGTTGATCACCTTCTGAGCAGTTGAGTTCTTTTTACCTTGGAATACTTTAGCAACATTTGGAAAATATCTAATTTTCCAGAACTAACTATAGTcactgtatatgaaataaaattatgcgCACTGTTGATTACACTGGTGCATACTCTGTGCCCTgcacttgaatttttgtttttctgaggAACAATAGCCACATCTTAACCCTTTAAGTGGGTGTGACACATATATCCGTCCATTCTCTGTTAATTCATATTGGGTTGGACGGGTATATCTACACATTTCGTTTCCGGCTTGTAGCTAGTGGGAATGATGAGTTATTGACCTGTCATTGAAACAGTGGTATTAGTTGACCCTCATCCAATAATAGCAGCTCTCTTCAGGCGACACGATGTGTTCTGGGCTTGTTATAAAAT
This DNA window, taken from Schistocerca piceifrons isolate TAMUIC-IGC-003096 chromosome 4, iqSchPice1.1, whole genome shotgun sequence, encodes the following:
- the LOC124794796 gene encoding gamma-interferon-inducible lysosomal thiol reductase-like isoform X1; translation: MAVISNVMRVKLILFAVICFILWEALRTVPSLSSITNAGPATLDRGGLVSLRTPLSPVEVAVYYEALCPDSRSFITRQLLPAFLKGPGLINPVLIPYGKAETRETPTGYEFTCQHGPVECQGNKVHACAAAIIGSKEMQVKYVACMISNNMNPEEIGERCATKLGIAWDPILQCSRAREGNELLKANGDATYALNPSVSFIPTITLNGNQGNQAAILKNLFGEVCNLYPEPKPAECEYERKPSE
- the LOC124794796 gene encoding gamma-interferon-inducible lysosomal thiol reductase-like isoform X2, translated to MAFLLFLLYGFAIAGAINLAHAQGPATLDRGGLVSLRTPLSPVEVAVYYEALCPDSRSFITRQLLPAFLKGPGLINPVLIPYGKAETRETPTGYEFTCQHGPVECQGNKVHACAAAIIGSKEMQVKYVACMISNNMNPEEIGERCATKLGIAWDPILQCSRAREGNELLKANGDATYALNPSVSFIPTITLNGNQGNQAAILKNLFGEVCNLYPEPKPAECEYERKPSE